A region of Pseudomonas marginalis DNA encodes the following proteins:
- a CDS encoding LysR family transcriptional regulator: MNPFEDMRLFCQVMESGSFTAAAEQLGLSKQFVSRRLIQLEDRLGVRLLNRSTRRLDVTPLGQSYYESALRLLGEVEQVEQGIAGQNSEPRGTIRLSAPLSFAMAHLGCLLPVFLQRHPQVSVEVDLSDRPVDLIGEGYDLVLRIGTLEDSTLIARRIASIERVYCASPEYLALRGTPLKPEDLAEHDCLPYGHGRQVQWRFKGKLQALNVTGRMRVNNGELLRDTAVAGLGVTYLPTFIVGDALKDGRLVTLLDDFAPEALTLSAVYPQHRQSSRPVQALVEFLRERLASGC; encoded by the coding sequence ATGAACCCCTTCGAAGACATGCGCCTGTTCTGCCAGGTCATGGAATCCGGCAGCTTCACCGCCGCCGCCGAACAATTGGGCCTGTCCAAGCAATTCGTCAGCCGCCGCCTGATCCAGCTGGAAGATCGCCTCGGCGTGCGCCTGCTCAACCGCTCCACACGCCGCCTGGATGTCACGCCCCTGGGCCAGAGTTACTACGAGTCCGCCTTGCGCCTGCTCGGTGAAGTCGAGCAAGTGGAGCAGGGCATCGCCGGCCAGAACAGTGAACCGCGCGGCACCATTCGCCTGAGTGCGCCGTTGTCGTTCGCCATGGCGCACCTGGGTTGCCTGTTGCCGGTGTTCTTGCAGCGCCATCCCCAGGTGTCGGTGGAAGTTGACCTCAGCGACCGCCCGGTGGACCTCATCGGTGAGGGCTACGACCTGGTGCTGCGCATCGGCACCCTGGAAGATTCCACCCTCATCGCTCGCCGTATCGCCAGCATCGAGCGCGTGTATTGCGCCAGCCCCGAGTACCTGGCACTGCGCGGTACGCCGCTTAAACCCGAAGACCTCGCCGAACACGACTGCCTGCCCTACGGCCATGGCCGCCAGGTGCAATGGCGCTTCAAAGGCAAGCTGCAAGCACTGAATGTCACCGGCCGTATGCGCGTGAATAACGGCGAGTTGCTGCGCGATACCGCCGTCGCCGGCCTGGGCGTCACCTACCTGCCGACCTTCATCGTCGGCGACGCCTTGAAGGACGGGCGGCTGGTCACGCTCCTCGATGATTTTGCCCCCGAAGCCCTGACCCTGTCGGCGGTGTATCCCCAGCATCGGCAAAGCTCACGGCCGGTGCAGGCGCTGGTGGAGTTTCTGCGCGAACGCCTGGCTAGCGGCTGTTGA
- a CDS encoding NUDIX domain-containing protein encodes MDNSPVRITAEETLSDNWYLLKKYSFDLRRRDGSWQAQTREVYDRGNGATILLYNREQRTVLLIRQFRMPTFVNDYPGYLIEAAAGLLDNASPEERIRLEAEEETGYRVGHVEKIYAAFMSPGSVTERIHFFLGEYQPGDRVGHGGGLEEEGEDIEVLELGFERALAMVQSGEIADGKTIMLLQHLELRMLKEGW; translated from the coding sequence ATGGACAACAGCCCCGTTCGCATCACCGCCGAAGAAACCCTCTCGGACAACTGGTACCTGCTGAAAAAATACAGCTTCGACCTGCGTCGCCGCGACGGCAGTTGGCAAGCCCAGACCCGCGAGGTGTATGACCGCGGCAATGGCGCGACCATCCTGCTGTACAACCGCGAGCAACGCACCGTGTTGCTGATTCGCCAGTTCCGCATGCCCACCTTCGTCAATGACTATCCCGGTTACCTGATTGAAGCGGCGGCGGGGTTGCTGGACAACGCCAGCCCCGAAGAGCGCATTCGCCTGGAGGCGGAGGAGGAAACCGGTTATCGCGTCGGGCATGTGGAGAAGATCTATGCGGCGTTCATGAGCCCCGGGTCGGTCACTGAGCGGATTCACTTTTTCCTCGGCGAGTACCAGCCGGGGGACCGGGTCGGCCATGGCGGCGGCCTGGAAGAGGAGGGCGAGGACATCGAGGTGCTGGAGCTGGGTTTTGAGCGCGCGCTGGCCATGGTGCAGAGCGGCGAGATCGCCGACGGCAAGACCATCATGCTGTTGCAGCACCTGGAGTTGCGCATGCTGAAAGAAGGCTGGTGA
- a CDS encoding amidohydrolase translates to MNADLILFNGQFHTVDRENPRATAVAIREGRFVAVGTDGEAMALRGSGTQVIDLKGRTVIPGLNDSHLHLIRGGLNYNLELRWEGVPSLADALRMLKEQADRTPTPQWVRVVGGWNEFQFAEKRMPTLEELNQAAPDTPVFVLHLYDRALLNRAALRVAGYTKDTPNPPGGEIVRDSHGNPTGMLVARPNAMILYSTLAKGPKLPLEYQVNSTRQFMRELNRLGLTSAIDAGGGFQNYPDDYAVIEQLAKDEQLTVRIAYNLFTQKPKEELSDFKNWTGSVTLHQGDDYLRHNGAGEMLVFSAADFEDFLEPRPDLPLTMEQELEPVVRHLVEQRWPFRLHATYDESISRMLDVFEKVNRDIPFNGLPWFFDHAETITPKNIERVRALGGGIAIQDRMAFQGEYFVERYGAKAAEATPPIKRMLAEGVPVGAGTDATRVSSYNPWTSLYWMVSGRTVGGLELHAEGLPRLTALELFTHGSAWFSSEQGKKGQIKVGQLADVAALSADFFSVDEEAIKWIESVLTVVGGKVVYGAGDFEDFAPPQVPVLPDWSPVVKVPGHWRPSSPVQAQVHQCSGPCGVHSHSHEKARLSSVPVSDFQGFWGAFGCSCFAF, encoded by the coding sequence ATGAACGCCGATCTGATTCTGTTCAATGGCCAGTTCCACACCGTGGACCGGGAAAACCCGCGGGCAACTGCCGTCGCCATCCGCGAGGGGCGCTTCGTTGCCGTCGGCACCGATGGCGAGGCCATGGCCCTGCGTGGCAGCGGCACCCAGGTCATCGACCTCAAGGGCCGTACCGTGATCCCTGGCCTCAATGACTCGCACCTGCACCTGATCCGTGGCGGGCTGAACTACAACCTCGAGCTGCGCTGGGAAGGCGTGCCGTCCCTGGCCGATGCCCTGCGCATGCTCAAGGAGCAGGCCGACCGAACCCCTACGCCGCAATGGGTGCGGGTGGTCGGTGGCTGGAACGAATTCCAGTTCGCCGAAAAACGCATGCCGACCCTGGAAGAACTCAACCAGGCCGCACCGGATACCCCGGTGTTCGTGCTGCACCTGTATGACCGTGCCTTGCTCAACCGCGCCGCCCTGCGCGTGGCCGGCTACACCAAGGACACGCCGAACCCGCCGGGTGGCGAGATCGTGCGCGACAGCCACGGCAACCCCACCGGCATGCTGGTGGCGCGGCCGAATGCGATGATCCTCTACTCGACCCTGGCCAAAGGCCCGAAACTGCCGCTGGAATACCAGGTCAACTCCACCCGCCAGTTCATGCGTGAACTCAATCGTCTCGGCCTGACCAGCGCCATCGATGCCGGCGGTGGTTTCCAGAACTACCCCGATGACTACGCGGTGATCGAGCAACTGGCCAAGGATGAGCAACTGACGGTACGCATCGCCTACAACCTGTTCACCCAGAAGCCCAAGGAAGAACTCAGCGACTTCAAGAACTGGACCGGCAGCGTCACCCTGCACCAGGGCGATGACTACCTGCGCCACAACGGTGCCGGTGAAATGCTGGTGTTCTCGGCGGCGGACTTTGAAGACTTCCTCGAACCCCGTCCCGACCTGCCGCTGACCATGGAGCAGGAGCTGGAACCGGTGGTGCGCCATCTGGTGGAGCAGCGCTGGCCGTTCCGCCTGCATGCCACCTATGACGAGTCCATCTCGCGCATGCTTGATGTGTTCGAGAAGGTCAACCGCGACATCCCGTTCAATGGCTTGCCGTGGTTCTTCGACCATGCCGAAACCATCACCCCGAAGAATATCGAGCGGGTCCGCGCCCTCGGTGGTGGTATCGCGATCCAGGACCGCATGGCGTTCCAGGGCGAATATTTTGTCGAGCGCTACGGCGCCAAGGCCGCCGAAGCCACGCCACCGATCAAGCGCATGCTGGCCGAAGGCGTGCCGGTAGGGGCGGGCACCGATGCCACGCGGGTCTCGAGCTACAACCCGTGGACTTCGCTGTACTGGATGGTCAGCGGCCGCACCGTCGGTGGCCTGGAGCTGCACGCCGAAGGCCTGCCGCGCCTGACCGCGCTGGAACTGTTCACCCATGGCAGCGCCTGGTTCTCGTCCGAGCAGGGCAAGAAAGGCCAGATCAAGGTCGGCCAATTGGCGGACGTGGCGGCGCTGTCGGCGGACTTTTTCAGCGTCGATGAAGAAGCCATCAAGTGGATCGAATCGGTGCTCACCGTGGTTGGCGGCAAGGTGGTCTACGGCGCCGGCGACTTCGAAGACTTTGCACCGCCGCAGGTGCCCGTGCTGCCGGACTGGTCGCCGGTGGTCAAGGTGCCGGGGCACTGGCGTCCGAGTTCGCCTGTGCAGGCTCAAGTTCACCAATGCAGCGGCCCGTGCGGCGTGCATTCCCACAGCCACGAAAAGGCGCGCCTTTCCAGCGTGCCGGTCAGCGACTTCCAGGGTTTCTGGGGGGCGTTTGGCTGCTCGTGCTTTGCGTTCTGA
- a CDS encoding TonB-dependent receptor, translating into MYKRTGLVSFTLTALALAMASERLSAAEASATEHVEVVGQAAAIDQALKEQRSADSIKSVVHADGVAQLPDQNVAEAAQRLPGISVERDQGEGRFVSVRGLGPDLNSVTINGTLVPAPESARRAVALDVLPSELVQSLSVIKTLTPDMDANSLGGTVDVQSLSAFDHKGLFYTGSSEASYDKNTHQTSPKFSGAASNRFSLGDGIDNFGVAAALSWQKRDFGSDNVETGGAWDFTDGARLNEFEQRDYDISRERAGGGLNFDYKPDDLSSYYLRTLYSRYTDTETRNSTSIEFADPQAPGQLGDAEGKRKLKNREETQEIQSYVFGGERMLGLWTLSGQAGYSQSSEDSPAHIAGATFDGGDFAGSGFYDKDKPRPIIGSGFYDASNFSLDKVDWEKQNTTDTEKNLRLDLARDYDLSGYASQVKFGGKVSRRNKDNDLEAWVYEDFDTLGFSADQLNLSRFQKGSVDYRLGNYGPGISPGAIKQLIGSLNPADFYDETESRVNDFTIREDINAGYLMNTLDVDDWRFIAGLRYEGTEFEAKGTGATDGVFTPTETKRRYHHWLPGLHARYQIDKNTQVRAAWTKSVVRPTFGQMAPGFVIDDDEATFGNPDLKPLESSNLDLGIEHFMGRAGTVSAFVFYKDIKNFVYNTDLAGTGAWTNFSEAHTYANGDSAKLYGLELAYSQKFDWLPAPWNGLLIGANSTFSRSSADIEGFDAASGTNRKRNISLPNQSDTVGNLMLGWEDDKLSLRLSANYKSAYLYELASINDKAHDLHVDAQTFVDFSARYSLTKNLQVSFEAQNLTDESYFVYTGHRSYNGQYEEYGPTYKVGLTFTHF; encoded by the coding sequence ATGTACAAGCGCACCGGGCTCGTCAGCTTTACGCTTACCGCCTTGGCCCTGGCGATGGCCAGTGAACGGTTGAGCGCCGCCGAAGCGAGCGCCACCGAGCACGTCGAGGTGGTCGGCCAGGCTGCCGCCATCGACCAGGCGCTCAAGGAGCAACGCAGCGCCGACAGCATCAAGAGCGTGGTGCATGCCGACGGCGTGGCCCAGTTGCCGGATCAGAACGTCGCCGAAGCGGCGCAGCGCCTGCCGGGCATCAGTGTGGAGCGCGACCAGGGCGAAGGGCGCTTTGTCAGCGTGCGCGGCCTGGGCCCGGACCTCAACAGCGTCACCATCAACGGCACCCTGGTGCCCGCCCCGGAAAGCGCGCGCCGCGCCGTGGCCCTCGATGTACTGCCTTCGGAACTGGTGCAATCGCTGTCGGTGATCAAGACCCTCACCCCGGACATGGACGCCAATTCACTCGGCGGCACCGTCGATGTGCAAAGCCTCTCGGCCTTCGACCATAAAGGTTTGTTCTACACCGGCAGCAGCGAAGCCAGCTACGACAAGAACACCCACCAGACCAGCCCGAAATTCTCCGGCGCCGCCAGTAACCGTTTCAGCCTCGGCGACGGCATTGACAACTTCGGCGTCGCCGCAGCGCTGAGTTGGCAGAAACGCGACTTCGGTTCGGACAACGTCGAAACCGGCGGCGCCTGGGACTTCACCGACGGCGCCCGGCTCAACGAGTTCGAACAGCGCGACTACGACATCAGCCGCGAGCGTGCCGGCGGTGGCCTGAACTTCGACTACAAGCCCGACGACCTCAGCAGCTACTACCTGCGCACCCTCTACAGCCGCTACACCGACACCGAAACCCGCAACTCCACCAGCATCGAGTTTGCCGACCCCCAGGCCCCGGGCCAACTGGGTGATGCCGAGGGCAAGCGCAAGCTGAAAAACCGTGAGGAAACCCAGGAAATCCAATCCTATGTATTCGGCGGCGAACGCATGCTCGGCCTGTGGACCTTAAGCGGCCAGGCCGGCTACAGCCAGTCCAGCGAAGACAGCCCGGCGCATATCGCCGGCGCCACCTTCGACGGCGGCGACTTTGCAGGCAGCGGTTTCTACGACAAGGACAAACCCCGCCCGATCATCGGCAGCGGCTTCTACGACGCCAGCAACTTCAGCCTCGACAAGGTCGACTGGGAAAAACAGAACACCACGGACACCGAGAAAAACCTGCGCCTGGACCTGGCTCGCGACTATGACCTGAGCGGCTATGCGTCCCAGGTCAAGTTCGGCGGCAAGGTCAGCCGCCGCAACAAGGACAACGACCTGGAGGCCTGGGTCTACGAAGACTTCGACACCCTCGGCTTCAGTGCCGACCAACTCAACCTCAGCCGCTTCCAGAAGGGCAGCGTCGACTATCGCCTGGGCAACTACGGCCCCGGCATCAGCCCCGGTGCCATCAAGCAGCTGATCGGCAGCCTCAACCCGGCGGACTTCTATGACGAGACCGAATCGCGGGTCAACGACTTCACCATCCGCGAGGACATCAACGCCGGCTACCTGATGAACACCCTCGACGTTGACGACTGGCGCTTTATCGCCGGGCTGCGCTACGAAGGCACCGAGTTCGAAGCCAAGGGTACGGGTGCCACCGATGGCGTGTTCACGCCCACCGAGACCAAGCGCCGCTATCACCATTGGCTGCCGGGCCTGCATGCGCGCTACCAGATCGACAAGAACACCCAGGTGCGCGCGGCCTGGACCAAGTCGGTGGTGCGCCCGACGTTCGGCCAGATGGCGCCGGGTTTTGTGATCGACGATGACGAAGCCACCTTCGGCAACCCGGACCTCAAGCCCCTGGAATCGAGCAACCTTGACCTGGGTATCGAGCACTTCATGGGCCGCGCCGGCACCGTGTCGGCGTTTGTGTTCTACAAGGACATCAAGAATTTCGTCTACAACACCGACCTCGCCGGCACCGGCGCCTGGACCAATTTCTCCGAGGCTCACACCTATGCCAACGGCGACAGCGCCAAGCTCTACGGCCTGGAACTGGCCTACTCACAGAAGTTCGACTGGCTGCCCGCACCGTGGAACGGTTTGCTGATCGGCGCCAACAGCACCTTCAGCCGCTCCAGCGCCGATATCGAAGGCTTCGACGCCGCCAGCGGCACGAATCGCAAGCGCAACATCAGCCTGCCCAACCAGTCGGACACCGTCGGCAATCTGATGCTCGGCTGGGAGGACGACAAGCTCAGCCTGCGCCTGTCGGCCAACTACAAGTCGGCCTACCTGTATGAACTGGCCTCGATCAACGACAAGGCCCACGACCTGCACGTCGACGCCCAGACCTTCGTCGACTTCAGCGCGCGCTACTCGCTGACCAAGAACCTGCAAGTCAGCTTCGAAGCCCAGAACCTCACCGATGAGTCGTACTTCGTCTACACCGGCCACCGCAGCTACAACGGCCAATACGAAGAGTACGGCCCGACCTACAAGGTGGGACTGACCTTCACTCATTTCTAA
- a CDS encoding AraC family transcriptional regulator, with product MAVKTSWYEADSRFIPGHYQPATLIDLALSRDIDSHRLLRGTGLFHEDILAGTAHLSPQQFFGLIGNSRKLLDADDSSFLFGQRLLPGYYGAASHALGHAQNLHQALEILIQQQVLLSPLATLQLELDEHHAYLYWLDSCGAGEHWRFLLEASMTSLVAMSQWLSGERLPWACSFSHAEPRYIEQYWVHLGEDTRFERPLDMMTIPREYLTRTWPGASTTAGQVARRQAREQIEQLGFAGSFLDCLYEYLRDQVRQPPSLEQAAQAFAMSPATLKRKLHKHDTGFQQQVDRVRKQVALHLYQVKGYSNDEVAAYLNFNDAANFRRSFKRWTGSTPNLIRQLFNSR from the coding sequence ATGGCCGTGAAAACCAGCTGGTATGAAGCCGACAGCCGCTTTATCCCAGGGCATTACCAACCCGCCACGCTGATCGACCTGGCCTTGTCCCGCGACATCGACAGCCATCGCCTGCTGCGCGGCACCGGGCTGTTTCACGAGGACATCCTGGCCGGCACCGCGCACCTGAGCCCGCAGCAGTTTTTCGGCTTGATCGGCAACAGCCGCAAGTTACTGGACGCCGACGACAGCAGCTTCCTGTTTGGCCAGCGCCTGCTACCGGGCTATTACGGCGCCGCCAGCCACGCCCTTGGGCATGCGCAGAACCTGCACCAGGCCCTGGAAATCCTGATCCAGCAACAGGTGCTGCTCAGCCCGTTGGCCACCCTGCAACTGGAACTGGATGAGCACCACGCCTACCTGTACTGGCTGGACAGTTGCGGCGCCGGCGAACACTGGCGCTTCCTGCTGGAAGCCAGCATGACCTCGCTGGTTGCCATGAGCCAATGGCTCAGCGGCGAACGCCTGCCGTGGGCGTGCAGTTTCAGCCATGCCGAACCGCGTTATATCGAGCAGTACTGGGTGCATCTGGGCGAAGACACGCGCTTCGAGCGCCCGCTGGACATGATGACGATCCCGCGCGAATACCTCACCCGCACCTGGCCGGGCGCCTCGACCACGGCCGGCCAGGTTGCACGTCGGCAAGCCCGCGAGCAGATCGAGCAGCTGGGCTTTGCCGGCAGCTTTCTCGACTGCCTCTACGAGTACCTGCGCGACCAGGTGCGCCAGCCGCCCAGCCTCGAACAGGCGGCCCAGGCCTTCGCCATGAGCCCGGCGACCCTCAAGCGCAAGTTGCACAAGCACGACACCGGTTTTCAACAGCAGGTGGACCGAGTGCGCAAGCAGGTGGCGTTGCACCTGTACCAGGTCAAGGGCTACAGCAATGATGAAGTGGCGGCGTACCTGAACTTCAACGATGCGGCGAATTTCCGGCGCTCATTCAAGCGCTGGACCGGCAGCACCCCGAACCTGATCCGCCAGCTGTTCAACAGCCGCTAG
- a CDS encoding GGDEF domain-containing protein, with amino-acid sequence MFSVLKPHRWKLSLLLIAANLGLILHLACGELKSVSEWVWLDIFGEGGSALLALVWLGLVLKSRPAGRVTNYLALGLSCIFFSWWIDSLDEFIRLPDSITWDHWLESGPMPVGMILLTIGIYHWHREQLAISAQMEKRERLFREHRLFDKLTPLAGADYLKRQLADSLQDSREQQQPLSLLALDLDNFAAINQAYGHAEGDAVLQALSHLLLLNLRRQDLLCRLAGDRFVVLLPNTGERQAKELALELQQAVRGLAHKTRQQGERLQLAATTAVVMALEEPPQDLLKRLNLALARAKQPLAKSA; translated from the coding sequence ATGTTTTCCGTGCTCAAGCCCCACCGCTGGAAACTCTCGTTGCTGCTGATCGCGGCCAACCTCGGGCTGATCCTGCACCTGGCCTGCGGCGAGTTGAAAAGCGTCAGCGAATGGGTGTGGCTGGATATCTTCGGCGAAGGCGGTTCCGCCCTGCTCGCTCTGGTATGGCTGGGCCTGGTGCTCAAAAGCCGCCCCGCCGGGCGCGTCACCAATTACCTGGCGCTGGGCCTGTCGTGCATCTTTTTCTCCTGGTGGATCGACAGCCTCGACGAATTTATCCGCCTGCCCGACAGCATCACCTGGGACCACTGGCTCGAGTCCGGGCCGATGCCGGTGGGCATGATCCTGCTGACCATCGGCATCTACCACTGGCACCGCGAACAACTGGCGATCAGCGCGCAGATGGAAAAGCGCGAGCGCTTGTTCCGTGAACATCGACTGTTCGACAAACTCACACCGCTGGCCGGCGCCGACTACCTCAAGCGCCAACTGGCCGACAGCCTGCAGGACAGCCGCGAGCAGCAACAACCGCTGTCGCTGCTGGCCCTGGACCTGGACAACTTCGCCGCGATCAACCAGGCCTACGGGCATGCCGAGGGCGACGCGGTGTTGCAGGCCCTCAGCCATTTGCTGCTGCTCAACCTGCGCCGCCAGGACCTGCTGTGCCGCCTGGCCGGCGACCGTTTTGTGGTGCTGCTGCCCAACACCGGCGAACGCCAGGCCAAGGAGCTGGCGCTGGAGTTGCAGCAAGCGGTGCGCGGCCTGGCCCACAAGACCCGGCAACAGGGCGAACGCCTGCAACTGGCGGCGACCACCGCCGTGGTCATGGCCCTTGAAGAACCGCCCCAGGACTTGCTCAAGCGCCTGAACCTGGCATTGGCCAGGGCCAAGCAACCCCTTGCGAAAAGTGCCTGA
- a CDS encoding antibiotic biosynthesis monooxygenase, which produces MDPAPQTGPDEVVTLVVKHLIKAGREADYEAWLRRTVRIAGERPGHLGVDVVRSKQNGLALFTCVLRYRSTDDLETWLNSPERNTLIAEATPMLADGDKTEIGALNEFWFTPLADSAAKPPRWKQAVVSLFVILPQTLLLPFIWGPILRLHPFLSNYVVSTFLVTVTIVLLVVYLLMPAATRLFAPWLEASVKETL; this is translated from the coding sequence ATGGACCCAGCACCACAGACAGGGCCCGACGAAGTCGTCACCCTGGTCGTCAAACACCTGATCAAGGCCGGCCGCGAAGCCGACTACGAAGCCTGGCTACGCCGCACCGTGCGCATCGCCGGCGAGCGTCCCGGCCACCTCGGTGTCGACGTCGTGCGCAGCAAACAGAACGGCCTGGCGCTGTTCACCTGCGTATTGCGCTACCGCTCTACCGATGACCTGGAAACCTGGCTCAATTCCCCTGAGCGCAACACCTTGATCGCCGAAGCCACGCCGATGCTGGCCGACGGCGACAAGACCGAAATCGGTGCACTCAACGAATTCTGGTTCACGCCCCTGGCCGACAGCGCCGCCAAGCCGCCGCGCTGGAAGCAGGCGGTGGTCAGCCTGTTTGTAATTTTGCCGCAGACCTTGCTGTTGCCGTTTATCTGGGGGCCGATCCTGCGTCTGCACCCGTTCCTGTCCAACTACGTGGTCTCCACCTTCCTGGTCACCGTGACCATCGTCCTGCTGGTGGTCTACCTGCTGATGCCGGCGGCTACCCGCCTGTTCGCTCCCTGGCTTGAAGCCTCTGTAAAGGAAACCCTATGA
- the ycaC gene encoding isochorismate family cysteine hydrolase YcaC, translated as MTYKRLNKDDAVVLLVDHQTGLISLVQDFSPNEFKNNVLALADVAKFFNLPTILTTSFEGGPNGPLVPELKALFPDAPYIARPGQINAWDNEDFVKAVKATGRKQIIIAGVVTDVCVAFPTLCALDEGFEVFVVTDASGTFNETVQQAAWARMTAAGAQLVNWFAVACELQVDWRNDMEGLANLLSPRIPNYRNLMNSYSAFTAK; from the coding sequence ATGACTTACAAGCGCTTGAACAAAGATGACGCCGTGGTGCTGTTGGTGGATCACCAGACCGGCCTGATCTCCCTGGTGCAGGATTTCTCCCCCAACGAATTCAAGAACAACGTATTGGCCCTGGCCGACGTGGCGAAGTTCTTCAACCTGCCGACCATCCTGACCACCAGTTTTGAAGGCGGTCCCAACGGCCCACTGGTGCCGGAACTCAAGGCACTGTTCCCGGACGCGCCGTACATTGCCCGTCCTGGCCAGATCAACGCCTGGGACAACGAGGATTTCGTCAAGGCGGTCAAGGCTACCGGTCGTAAGCAGATCATCATTGCCGGTGTGGTGACGGACGTGTGCGTGGCGTTCCCGACCCTGTGCGCCCTCGACGAAGGCTTCGAGGTGTTCGTGGTCACCGACGCCTCCGGTACCTTCAACGAAACCGTGCAACAAGCCGCCTGGGCGCGTATGACCGCCGCCGGTGCGCAACTGGTGAACTGGTTCGCCGTGGCCTGCGAGCTGCAAGTGGACTGGCGCAACGACATGGAAGGCCTGGCCAACCTGCTGTCGCCGCGCATCCCCAACTACCGCAACCTGATGAACAGCTACTCGGCGTTTACGGCCAAGTAA
- a CDS encoding alpha/beta hydrolase has protein sequence MPSRFLSRLSLRWFPLLCMALLIVGLPVGCAVLQHKERELVFRIEPGTASWYSGLPKAVQEFELKPASFKSGQNIHGWWYPAANKDAPAILYLHGVRWNLTGQLFRIEQLHALGYSVLAIDYRGFGQSHGELPSETTVYEDARIAWERFQVLQPDPGKRLIYGHSLGGAVAIDLAAELGKQTPLPVRGLVIESTFTSLADVAAAVANTSLPVRWLLSQKFDSIDKIADIHMPLLVVHGLDDRYVPPRFSEQLFEAARQPKRLLLVPGASHNNSMSLAGRSYRQALDNLMQAKMPAQVVTHATGRDNES, from the coding sequence ATGCCCTCTCGTTTTCTATCGCGCCTGAGCCTGCGCTGGTTTCCCCTGCTGTGCATGGCACTGTTGATCGTCGGCCTGCCCGTGGGCTGCGCGGTGCTGCAACACAAGGAGCGCGAGCTGGTTTTTCGCATCGAGCCCGGCACCGCCAGTTGGTACAGCGGCTTACCCAAGGCGGTGCAGGAATTCGAGCTCAAGCCCGCCAGTTTCAAATCGGGGCAGAACATTCATGGCTGGTGGTACCCGGCAGCCAACAAGGACGCGCCGGCGATCCTCTACCTGCATGGCGTGCGCTGGAACCTCACCGGGCAGCTGTTTCGCATCGAGCAATTGCACGCCCTGGGTTACTCGGTGCTGGCCATCGACTATCGCGGTTTTGGCCAGAGCCACGGCGAGCTGCCCTCGGAAACCACGGTCTACGAAGACGCGCGCATCGCCTGGGAACGCTTCCAGGTGCTGCAACCGGACCCCGGCAAGCGCCTGATCTACGGGCACTCACTCGGCGGCGCGGTAGCCATCGACCTGGCCGCCGAACTGGGCAAGCAAACGCCACTGCCGGTACGTGGGCTGGTCATCGAATCCACCTTCACCTCCCTGGCCGATGTAGCCGCGGCGGTGGCCAATACTTCGCTGCCGGTGCGTTGGTTGCTGTCGCAGAAGTTCGACTCCATCGACAAGATCGCCGATATCCATATGCCATTGCTGGTGGTGCATGGCCTGGATGATCGCTATGTGCCGCCCCGCTTCAGCGAGCAACTATTTGAAGCGGCCCGGCAACCCAAACGCCTCTTATTGGTGCCGGGTGCCAGCCACAACAACAGCATGAGCCTGGCCGGTCGCAGCTATCGCCAGGCACTCGACAACCTGATGCAAGCGAAGATGCCCGCCCAGGTTGTCACCCACGCAACCGGCCGTGACAACGAGTCATAA